One Amphiprion ocellaris isolate individual 3 ecotype Okinawa chromosome 5, ASM2253959v1, whole genome shotgun sequence genomic region harbors:
- the LOC118471082 gene encoding uncharacterized protein LOC118471082, which yields MKMTLQHRQDLVHDPQRTTDVFKTFPRFLDVKGLLNQDFLLLFGAETASKMLEKWDTAFRPKVIKEAKHLTLSTELCRLLKAAEKLTENDDTNWDSDMASLLLLLHLLPPTAGQKRAKITCSNAVDKMVHFHKSCCSIDEHLRGREGKQPYILAAGRTQNRIDTFYIVVDKQLIPCQAANSLGAFDELFKSHYVFNLSYDESLVQLYTFVQTTIYNIDVTTTEESPRVRELREKKLIN from the exons atgaagatgacctTGCAACATCGCCAGGACCTAGTGCATGATCCACAGAGAACCACAGATGTCTTTAAAACATTCCCACGATTTTTAGATGTGAAAGGACTG CTGAATCAagacttcctgctgctgtttggagcTGAAACAGCCTCCAAGATGCTTGAGAAGTGGGACACAGCATTCAGGCCCAAAGTTATCAAAGAGGCCAAACACTTGACTCTGTCAACTGAGCTGTGCCGACTTCTGAAAGCTGCTGAGAAACTCACAGAAAACGATGACACAA ACTGGGACAGCGACATGGCTTCTCTACTGCTCCTTCTCCATCTCTTGCCACCCACAGCTGGACAGAAGAGGGCCAAGATAACTTGCAGTAATGCAGTGGACAAAATGGTTCACTTTCACAAG TCATGCTGCAGCATCGATGAACACCTGCGAGGAAGAGAGGGTAAACAACCATATATCCTTGCTGCTGGCCGAACCCAGAACAGGATTGACACTTTCTACATCGTCGTGGACAAACAGCTCATCCCCTGCCAAGCTGCCAACTCGTTGGGTGCTTTTGATGAACTATTTAAATCCCACTACGTGTTCAACCTATCTTATGATGAGTCTCTGGTCCAGCTCTACACTTTTGTGCAGACAACAATCTATAACATTGATGTTACCACAACAGAAGAGTCACCAAGAGTTCGTGAGTTAcgtgaaaaaaaactcatcaactaa